Genomic DNA from bacterium:
ATACCTCGCTCAAAATAAATCACCCTGTGGGTGATTTATTTTTAAATAACAATTATTATCGATTTCCTTTTGCCCGATTATGAGTCTTGCACAACATTTCACAATTCTTTGCCGAAGTAGCTCCGCCCTTACTCCAAGCTGATACATGGTCCGCTTCCATTTCGCCAAAACTCCAAATCTTTTCCTTATTAGCATCGTGCCCTATAGCACAATGTGAGCAATTTGATTTCTTTTTAACCTCAGCTTCTTTAGTTTGTTTGGCGTAAACAGACCGTTTAGTTGCGTCATCGAAAACTCGAATATCTAGCAACTTTGTGTCTTCCGAACCACCGAGAATGTACTCATAAATGCCTTTGCGGGTTTTGACATACGGGTCACCGTAGAGCTTCCGTACCTCTTTCGATACTTTTGAAGGATTGTAAGCTTTCTTGTGGTACTGCTCATACAGTCGTCCCCACTCAAGTCCGCACATCTCGCTTTCTACATCGGTAAATACACTGGAGATCCAATCAATTACACTATTGAAATATTTTTTTAACTCACTGATATTTTTGTCGTTGCGATGAATACTCATGTAATCATCGATATTCCCCTTACTCACCCAGTCTAAAGCCCTCTCAAAAAATGCTTGTCGGTTCGCACTGCCTTTTATGTACGCACTCCATTTTTGAGTATTGGCATTTTGGCTGTTGCTAAACTCCTCTTTACCCAGCGTAACGAATGGTCCAGAATAGATCGCATTTAACAACTCCTGGGGGACGAGCGGAACACCCGCAATGTTTATAGTCTTGAACCACTCTTTTATCTGGCTTTCTGTACCTTCGCACTCATAAATAAGTAGTTTTGTTTCCAATATCTTATTTTTTTTATCTTTTGCCATACCACTGAAATTTTGTTGTAAACCATTTTCATCCACAATTGCAAATTTGTCGGTGATAAATCGTCCAAGACTTGTGATGCGTTGTTGCCCGTCTAAAACTTCTAGGTTGTCAGTGGAAACTTTATTGAAATAAATCAATCCAATCGGATATCCCTTGAGAACTGATTCAATGACAGCCATTTCTCTTTTACCGCCATCGGATGCATAAATATAATTGCGTTGGTATTCTGGCTGAATAGTGAGCTTGCCAGACAAACCAAATAGCCCTTTGCCCTCCAGTTCGTTATAGACGAACTCTTCGCAAATATCTTTTACAGTGATGTTAGTTTTTAAAATTGTTTTCATATTATTTTTTGCTCAAAACGAGCTCCATTTTAACAGAGCGGCACTCTTAGTCTTCAGAAAGTTTTGCTTTTAAAGAATAAACCTCTCGTGCATCATTTAAAGTAGTAATAATCTTTTTTGATAGATCCTCTCTTTGTTCCCATTGCTGTTCTTCGCTGGGAATCTTGATTTCTTTACCTGTTCCAAAAGAATTATCAAAAGTGATAACTACCGAAACAGGATATGGCGTGTCAATCGCTTTATAGAGTTTTCTTGCTGTAAAGATAATTTGGCAAAGTTGCAAGCTTTTTTTATGAAGATCTTCAAACTCTTCTTTTGCATTCAGCCGTTTATTAAGCTCAAAAAGCAACGAGTCAATTTCTTCTATCACTTTTTTAGGGTTTAATTTTTTCATATTATTTTTTCTTGTGTTTTATAAGTATTCGGGTATAAAGTCTATTGTTACTTATATAACCTCTATCTAACTTACCTTTCCATCTTGGATTAACCAATTCAGGAAGTAACCCCTCTTTAACATTATAATCACTTCCTAAAATTTCGAACTGCTCAGGATTATATTTGTCCAAGAAACTAATCGGCACACCCATTACACCTTTATAATCACTCGGTATTGCGTCAGTAAAAGGTACTTCTATCGCATTATAATTGTCGTATTTATCATATGACCTTTTACCTTTGATCTCTTTATGTTTACTATACTTTAAATTCTCCTCTATTGTCATAAGTGGCAATGGTTGATGACGTCTTCCGTGGCCAAGATTAGTGAGCCACAAGCAATTATTAGTGGCGACAATTCGATCTCCGTTTTCATCTATCCGAGCTTCTGTCCCGTACAATTCGTAGGATTCAGGCACAATAAATCCAGAAATCCACCTTCCCATTCCATTGCCAAGCCATGCTCTGTTTTCTTTAATTTTTTGGAATATTTCCTTATAAGTTATGCAATTGATATTACCGATAATCAAAAACTTTTTATTATAATCAAAAAGCTGCCCTACATATTCACGAAACAAACTGAAAGGTGGGTTGGTTACTACTATATCGGAGCGCTTAAGTAATTCGATGCATTCATCACTACGAAAATCACCATCACCATCTAATGGCCTCCACTCATTATGTTTGTTCGCCTTTAACTGCTTAGCAACATCTTTCAGGTTGAACTCGCCGTCACCGTCTACATCTTTCACTTCGTTGATAATAAATTTGTTGGCGGTTACCTTCGGACGGCCCTTTGCTTTTGCAAGTGTTTTATCGTTGCCAAACAGTC
This window encodes:
- a CDS encoding DUF262 domain-containing protein, with protein sequence MKTILKTNITVKDICEEFVYNELEGKGLFGLSGKLTIQPEYQRNYIYASDGGKREMAVIESVLKGYPIGLIYFNKVSTDNLEVLDGQQRITSLGRFITDKFAIVDENGLQQNFSGMAKDKKNKILETKLLIYECEGTESQIKEWFKTINIAGVPLVPQELLNAIYSGPFVTLGKEEFSNSQNANTQKWSAYIKGSANRQAFFERALDWVSKGNIDDYMSIHRNDKNISELKKYFNSVIDWISSVFTDVESEMCGLEWGRLYEQYHKKAYNPSKVSKEVRKLYGDPYVKTRKGIYEYILGGSEDTKLLDIRVFDDATKRSVYAKQTKEAEVKKKSNCSHCAIGHDANKEKIWSFGEMEADHVSAWSKGGATSAKNCEMLCKTHNRAKGNR
- a CDS encoding adenine-specific methyltransferase EcoRI family protein → MAREASIKHLTNAKRAKNDEFYTQYIDIQKEVEKYLDYSPDTFRNKAVYCNCDDPFESNFFRYFVLNFNKLGLKQLITTSYKPSPVANTQLGLFGNDKTLAKAKGRPKVTANKFIINEVKDVDGDGEFNLKDVAKQLKANKHNEWRPLDGDGDFRSDECIELLKRSDIVVTNPPFSLFREYVGQLFDYNKKFLIIGNINCITYKEIFQKIKENRAWLGNGMGRWISGFIVPESYELYGTEARIDENGDRIVATNNCLWLTNLGHGRRHQPLPLMTIEENLKYSKHKEIKGKRSYDKYDNYNAIEVPFTDAIPSDYKGVMGVPISFLDKYNPEQFEILGSDYNVKEGLLPELVNPRWKGKLDRGYISNNRLYTRILIKHKKK